A genomic region of Dreissena polymorpha isolate Duluth1 chromosome 4, UMN_Dpol_1.0, whole genome shotgun sequence contains the following coding sequences:
- the LOC127875929 gene encoding heat shock 70 kDa protein 12A-like isoform X1 codes for MSKLKDDFLLVAAIDFGTAFSGYAFSTKEDFKANPLQIHSNTWIGGTLMSLKTSTCIMFDKDKKFYKFGFEAEDAYSELAEDDKHKDYYYFRRFKMELFNRLKLKRRFMLDDVMGKKMPAIDVFSACIKYLKDHLLDQVRKPIPDARENDIRWVLTVPAIWNDVAKQFMREAAEKAGMTDENLLIALEPEAASLCCRHLPMSALKGSQTFMPFQPNTKYLVFDAGGGTVDITVHEVTSSGGLKEMYAATGGDWGGTYVDKAFRLFLAELCGNDVMADLEATQTADYIDIFRSFEIIKRKFSPGMQDKVTIKVPSALNDIFKAKHGKDLKVHINSMAEYKGKVTWMGDKIRLEPAVAESFFKDACEKAASHLKNLFSKSELKDVKTILMVGGFSESVLLQKVIKDATSSDKKIIIPNDAGLAILKGAVVFGHNPLIIKERRSRYTYGVGTSILFKKGSHPEANKITGNDGKEYCTNIFGKHVEIGQELVFGQNNVAKSYTPVNADQTQIGFRFFASTDKDPMYVTDPNCTDIGNLTVDLAGSGTDRSVNVNMIFGDTELHVEAVEVANGKKSKCVLNFLG; via the exons ATGTCGAAATTAAAGGACGATTTTCTTCTTGTCGCCGCAATTGACTTTGGCACAGCATTTTCCGGATATGCTTTTTCTACAAAAGAAGATTTTAAGGCAAACCCACTCCAG ATTCATTCAAACACATGGATTGGAGGTACATTAATGTCACTGAAGACCTCTACGTGTATCATGTTCGACAAAGACAAGAAGTTCTACAAATTCGGTTTCGAGGCAGAAGATGCTTACAGCGAACTTGCCGAAGACGACAAACACAAAGACTATTATTATTTTCGACGCTTCAAAATGGAGCTATTTAACCGCTTG AAACTGAAACGTCGATTTATGCTTGATGATGTGATGGGCAAGAAAATGCCTGCGATTGACGTCTTTTCCGCGTGTATAAAGTACTTGAAAGACCATCTCTTAGACCAGGTTCGTAAACCGATACCTGACGCCAGGGAAAACGATATTCGCTGGGTTCTGACAGTGCCGGCAATATGGAATGATGTAGCCAAGCAATTCATGCGTGAAGCAGCTGAAAAG GCTGGTATGACAGATGAAAACCTATTAATCGCTTTGGAGCCAGAGGCGGCGTCATTATGCTGCAGGCATTTACCGATGTCAGCGCTGAAAGGAAGCCAGACATTCATGCCCTTTCAACCGAACACAAAATACCTCGTTTTTGACGCCGGTG GCGGTACGGTTGATATTACTGTTCATGAAGTGACGTCTAGTGGTGGGTTAAAGGAAATGTATGCAGCCACTGGCGGAGACTGGGGTGGGACGTACGTTGATAAAGCCTTTAG gcTCTTCTTGGCTGAGCTATGTGGTAATGACGTCATGGCCGATCTAGAAGCGACACAGACAGCAGATTACATTGACATATTTAGGTCATTTGAAATTATTAAGAGAAAGTTCAGTCCTGGCATGCAGGATAAAGTCACAATAAAGGTACCGTCGGCTTTAAACGACATTTTCAAGGCAAAGCACGGGAAAGACCTCAAAGTACATATAAATTCAATGGCGGAGTACAAGGGAAAAGTAACCTGGATGGGTGACAAGATTAGATTAGAGCCAGCTGTTGCAGAAAGCTTTTTCAAAGATGCTTGCGAAAAAGCGGCTTCTCACCTAAAAAACTTGTTTTCCAAATCAGAATTAAAAGATGTCAAGACGATTCTGATGGTTGGAGGCTTTTCAGAGTCTGTTCTTCTACAGAAAGTAATAAAAGATGCAACGTCTTCAGACAAGAAGATCATCATTCCAAATGACGCTGGTCTTGCTATTCTTAAAGGCGCAGTCGTTTTCGGTCACAATCCATTAATCATAAAAGAGAGGCGATCTAGGTACACATATGGAGTTGGAACGTCGATTCTTTTTAAGAAAGGTTCTCACCCTGAAGCAAATAAGATAACAGGCAACGATGGGAAAGAATATTGCACAAACATCTTTGGCAAGCACGTTGAGATTGGTCAGGAATTGGTGTTTGGCCAAAACAACGTGGCCAAGTCATACACTCCAGTTAATGCTGATCAAACTCAGATTGGCTTTCGATTCTTCGCTTCGACGGACAAAGATCCGATGTACGTTACAGATCCTAACTGCACAGATATCGGCAACCTAACCGTCGATTTGGCAGGATCTGGTACTGACCGCTCAGTTAACGTTAATATGATTTTCGGCGACACTGAGCTACATGTTGAAGCGGTCGAGGTCGCGAATGGGAAGAAGTCAAAGTGCGTCTTGAATTTTCTCGGGTAG